TCTTGAGGCAGAGCAGACACTCCTTCCATTGCCACTGGCCCAGAGGCCTCTGGTGTGTGTCCCGGTGTCATTGCAGGCTCTGGTGGCGGACGCTGGCTGAGGATGACCTGCACTACATAGTCCCTAGAAATGTTGAGTTGGTCCAAGCGCAACCTGTCTGTCAGTGGCCGACCTGAAAAAAACCAGCGCTGGGTTGGGGCAGGCACGCCCTCCTGATTTTGCAAACGACGCTTCATCATGCCCACTGTGTCTGTTGAACGAACTGCCAGCCGGAGGTCACGACCTGTGGAGAGCCGGAGCCGGAGCTGGAACTCGCCACCTGAGCCCGGGTCGCTGGCGCTGCCCGTGGATGCGTCAGCAGCCCCAGAGTCTGGATCGGAACCGTCAGGCTCATCTGAGCGCTCTTCAATCATGTTGACGGGAGGAGAGAGGCAGTAGACTGGCAGCTGGTATCGATTCCCCAGCTCATCGTAACATTCAGTCAGTGCTCCTGGAAATAAGCAAgaaaaggtagaaaataaataaataaaaatggagatttgcccttttttttctgcttaccATGTTTCCACACTGATATTAGCTTTTAAGAGCATCCAGTGGTATTTGACCCTGTGATCTAATCGAATAAGTTAACAATAAATAGGGAAGTAATATCTATTTAATGCATAATTTGTGAGATTATGGAACTTACGTACACACACTGGAAGCTATAAACAATCACCTCATAGCAAGTTGCAGGTTACAGTAACCCACACACCaaagtaaataatataaaaatgcctGTCTACGCTTTAGTAAACGATTAACTGGGAAGTTCCACTTCAAAGCAGTAAACAAGTTAATTGGACATCTGcaaagtttttcattttccactttGTATTTAAGgaataattaaaataacaagGTAAAAATCACGATATATGTCTTGCTTTGCCTTAGGTGGACAACTTATTGGAACaacttgttaaataaaaatgttattttgttagCTTCCAATATTGCAATCAATACCTGAAAGTCGCGCATTTCTTTACACCCCCCCCCAAACAAAGCTTACGTTTCCCATTTcgctgtaataaaataaaagagaaatgagaATCAGAGTCAAGCAAAAACCAAGACTGGGAGAAAAGATCTGAGAGCGAAACCAGGAGGGAATGTCATGTTTTGGAATTCTTTATATGTAAAAAGTTATTACACTACTGGCATAGTGTGATTCAGACAGAGAAAATTTCATAGATGAGGAATAAGATGTGGTGTACAGGTCATATTGTTCACTAGGGGACCCCCTAGGGTCTTTAAGGGGATTTCTGGTCACCATTTCTACTCTGGTATGAGTATTTTTGATTTCTGGTTTATCTTTTTGAACATTTAttaccttatttattttttggaagACATCctaaaaatgttaacaaataAAGCATGACATAGGGGAAAACTCCTAAAAACAGCAAGAAGACCAGTTctcaaatgcttttaaaacatttaaaatgtcaagGCACCACTCTCAACTTTATTTCATGACTGAAAGTGAACCACATGCCACTCAACATAGAGCGGGTTGAGTTTTGTCGAAAGTGAGCATGAGATGAGTCAGCAGAGGCCCACAGGATTTAGGTCTCTGCTCTCTCAACGACAGCAGCTGTGGTCAAGGTGAGGCTTAGGGAAATAGTTTCTGGAGTCACTGTAGGAGTGTGGGAGTGGAGAACAAACAGTGAGCATGACCTCTTCTAAAACTATATAGTAATATGGACAGAAAGTGATACCTTAACAGCACCTACCCCCCCCCCTCAAAAAACACCACAGTGATGCAAAAAAGCCATTCACTACTTTAATCCAAAAACAGTGACATACTTCCATCACTACAGTTGTACTGTGTGAAAAGGCTTTAACAATAAGGAGTTATGTAAATCAAACTGTTTATCATTTTTGGcaccaaacaaattaaaaacttgGCTACAATCAGAGTTAATGAAATTGATATAGAAAGAgtgtatgaaaataaatttcttgGAGTTGGAAGCTTTGTTGGAAGcctcataaaaaaaatgtgaaaatgtcaaaatccatCACCATATATTATAAAACAAAGGATGTCCTGAACAGAAAGTCATTATACatgctttattgttttctgctgcttctATTTATGACTTATTGTGTAGTAATATGGGTTAATGCATGTAAAATCAACACTCTTCCTATTTTTAAGTTACAAAAAAAGAGCTATGAGAATTATAAATCAATCTAACTTTGTAGAACCAAccaacattttgtttgttcatttaaatagcCTTTAATTTTATGATTTAGTTTGATATAAAATGGCACAGTACTCAGAAGCCATTTGAAGTAGGAGAGTAAATATGATTTAAGAggaacacataaaaaaaacaacaaaaaactaaataaataaaaagcagagatGTGTTTCTGTTAGGTGTTAACTTGTGGAATAGTTGCGGCAATGACTTCAAAAGGTGTAGTTCACTattctcatttaaaaacatgtttaaaactaaagtactaaaaaaaaaatctataaataaagtatGAAGAAGAGTAATAATGCAAATACTGAAACATTTGGCTGTGTCTTCTCTATGCTTGGGAAGCGTCTAGTGACAAGTCAGTCTTTCTAATGGATATCTCGATCAGTGATGTCTGGAGCAGGTTTTATTGTTCTGAGCATTATCTGATATTTTAACTTGATTATATTTAAAGAAGCTTCTTAAAACctaaacttgttttatttttattgttttatttttaatattggcATTTTagccaaaatttaaaaaaggtacagtgtgtaagaactACTggcatctagtggtaaagatcgGCATAGAAATCACCTCTAATGCCAAGCgcagttgtgaatggacggtggcccccagtggccaaaattcttccagacataaacatgtttttatttacaagtggATCCAGCAGAAGCGAGAGTGTAACACAACGGTGGTTTTTAGCTGGCTGACAGCACGCCTTATCTTTAGCCTGCCTATCTCTGTTCGCTGATTAGCTGCcattagctccgggttagcttggttagctctcagtttgatgggtgtcaatcatccacccccaccttcatagtcctcctctcagctccacctcttcccAATGGTCCCAATCTTACCAATCTAACACTAAAATGTAAAGCTTCAAAGTGGACACACAGCAATCTGATGTTAAGAAAACTGTCATCACTTCTCATACGACTCGGCAATAAGAACAGAGTGGGAAAAgccttttgtttaaatataccTTGGATTCTTTTGTTGCCACaggccaagaagaaagaacacaaactgctggacgTCTGCCTTTCCcctctttttaacttttttttcattcttcttaatttataatttaaagaaGGTGTCGTGCCGCTATTAGTAGCTACTGCATCTATCACTATCTATCTTACACCCCCGCTGGTAGGGTAGGCTTAGCTGTGGAACTGCTACAGAGATCAGGGttgaccaaaccaaaccaaGCATGATCCCTTGTTGGAATTAGGACtgtcttcttatttatttgttctaaaTCTGATTTTCGGCATCTATAATTTTTTGCCACATTTCTTTGCCACAGCTGGTAAGTGATTTGTTAAGCAGTTGTTTgtgatttacattttttcccGAAACGTAgcacaaaatgaaagaaaatttgtgtttggtttattatttttcttctttaataatGCTAGTTGGTGTTGAATTATATATGATTAGGAAGTCtaattagtcacctttacagcGAGATATACTTGTAAGGATTGTGCGTTTGCGGACAGACAGAAATACGTGTGGGTAGTATcctaaaaatgtgccaaaatctcTGCAATATTCCAGTAgtctcctgttggtattcactcCTGTTTCTTAAGTACTTCCAGATGTGATTCAGTCAGAGATGTATGACTGGCACCTAAATGACACATAGACATATCAGAATATGAGTCTAGAGCCACCTTATATCTCCAGACTCCTAACTCCATCCTTCAGGATTACAATGCTCTTccccacagagccaggatcatCACAAAGTACATGTAAAATTTGGGAGTTGAGAGAATGCAATAACCTGTCATGAATGCAGACCTTAAGTAAAATTGAACACTAGTGGGATCAGCTTGGTTGTTCTGTACGTGttagagtgaccaacacaaccataCTAACTGACCAGctcctggttgaggaatgggatgccatcccacagcaaaatgggaccaggctggtgaccagcagGAGAAGGAGGTGCCAAGCTGTTGTGACTGCAAATGGATATTACACACGCTACTCAGGTCTTTGACAGTGTAAAATTAATAGAATAAAACTGgccagggtgtgtgtgtgttttttgtgacTACTGTGGGAAAATGGAATCCTTCAATTCACCGAGCAACTCAAAATAAGAAGGCTCACCAACAGGAGAGTTGTGCACTATTTTGGGGTGATGCTTCTTCCACAGAAGCAAGTTGTAATGGATCGTTGTTGTAAAGGATACTAATCAACCTTTCCAAccatgtataatacaacactaACTGGTGTTATtataaagaagaaataacagaccaaacacaaattttcttacattttgccCTAAGTTTATTTGTTGGAGTGGTAAAGCAAAGCTAAAGGAGTTAATCTaaactgaaagaagaagaatcataaatttaaaagtacttcattataaaattaaattggaAAACAAACTGATTATAAGTGGACTCATTGtctaaaagtaaaaatggaGCGGCAACATTTTCTGAGTGATGAAAATGTTTACTGATCTGCCCGCTCCTTGGACTGCAGTGCTGGTGGAGTGAAACAGTGATGTCAGTTCTGGGGAATCCACAGCTGCAGCCCAGCAGGATCTGATCTGACCCAGCCAAACTATTGGGAGGGATGGAGCAGGACAAAATACGATCTTTACAAAAGGCCTGTCACTGGTTCTATCAGACACTTCTATTGCATTCAAGCAAAGCTGTTTCACATCTTTTGAGACTACCTTACAGAACACTGTCCATCTCTGGCTTCCTGCAAAGGAGCTGCTGTGGggtatgaaaatgtttatgcTGCTGGCTGCACCTTGAGAAATTAAATAACTGACATGCAGAAAatgataatttaaaatatacagcCCCCATGATGCTGTGccgttaaatataaaaattattagAGCAAGGCGTGTATTTAGTCTTGACTTCAAACAAGAATTAAATAATCAGTTTGTGAAGTTTAGTTAAACTCATTCACATATTAACCTTCTATTCTTATTATGACACCATTTAGTGCTTACAAGGATTATATCTCAatgattaaaagagaaaaaaaaggacctTCTCAGTCCTTGGCTGAGGCAACATGATTGAGATTGTATGCATGAGGAATAATGAGGAATGACGCGCATGCACAAATGAAGAGCCTGATCAAGTAGTTGATAATTACTATGGAGATTTTTTACTTTCTGGGTCAGAACAATATCAGCGCTAGACATTTTTTCTATGGAAGTTTACATCTCATACGGATATGAATGTCCTGACAAAACTGGAATTTAAACTATTTCATTGAACTGAGGCAGGATCACatattaaatagataaaaaatatcaagcaaatgttttcatttcgATGTGGATTTTCTAAGAACACAGGAAGAACATTATGTACACAGactaaaaagctaaataaatatatcttcGCTTTGGCAGGGTTCTGGATGGAAACTTGACCACAGGCTGGAAAACAGCTCCCAAAGCATGACACTACCACCCCAAACATACCTCTGGTCTTCTTCTTTGTGGCCTGTCTTATCTTACCATAAGACTTCCTCCAAATGGCCTTTTCTTTGTCTGCGTGGTCGACTGCAAActgaatgttgtttttcttaatcCATGttgttataaaatatataaaaaatgatcATCATGATCACTAGCAAAAAGTTAACAGGCTCTGCTAACTCAAAAGACACCATGGAACTTTGAGCACCCCTATCCTATGGGTTTATGCAAACTTGTCATTCAGAATATAATCCTGTTTATTTTAGTACTTAGTGTGTACTGTCTTTGGTATACTGagtgtttatttctatttgtttaagTCCTATTTTTGGGGACCAGAAACACTCCCTTTCAGTTCATATTAGTTGACTCTTTTTTGTGGTATATATTGTTCTTCCTAACCGCTGAAGTCTAAAATATGGCCTTGAACTTTTATGAACTGCTGGCTGAATGATGTAGACGTTTAGAGTCTGGTCCATATTCACtgaaaaatgaataacaataagatGGCAAAAAGGACAACATGGATGTCAGTCATCCAAGCTGCATTAAAAGTCAATGTGTGGCAAAGTTTACTTCCATCTATTGTACTAAAGCATCATATTTCAATTGGAAACTAAAAGACACTTTGTGTCAAAGCTTTACTGTATTGTTTTGGTTCTCATTTCTAACACTATCACAGTAGTCTATAAATACTTCTAATCTAATACTGTGTAGCTCCTGGTACTAAGGTCTGCTTTCTGGTGGCAGAAATGTATGTCACATCCTGTCAGAAGCATCACAGTGACTCTGACATAATTTGCCCACATCCTGTGACCTCTTAACAGCAGACCTTTTTGACTCTTCGTAACAGGaaaagcaaacataaaacacatttttttgaCTGATCAAGTGTCCCTGAATGCCTCGATTTTactaagggggaaaaaaacactgaaatattagTAAAATTAGTGAAATGCAGTGAAAATGCGCATTACCGTGTGGCAGTGTGATGCTGGCTCCGTCAAGGATGGCCTGAGCCAGTAGGTGGTCGTTACTCTCAAACGCGCTGGCCGCAGCCCGCAGCGCATCCCAGATCTCTTTCCGGCCCTCAAATGCTGGTGCCGTATCCCAGAACTCATCTCTCTTGCTGCGCAGCTGGCCTTCAGTCATCGGGTAGTCACTTTTCCATTTAGGCCGCTCTCTCTTCAGGGGCTGATTGCGCCCTAGAGCCACTAAAAGTGAGGTCAAAAAAGAGCAAGTATGAGAGAAAGAAGACAACAGGATGGTGGGAAAGTAAATGCAGAAGAGGAATCAGAATGATGGAGGTTGAGGTGAATGCATTGAGGATATGTAGGAAAAAGAAGAATgggaaacacagaa
The sequence above is a segment of the Melanotaenia boesemani isolate fMelBoe1 chromosome 15, fMelBoe1.pri, whole genome shotgun sequence genome. Coding sequences within it:
- the ubtd2 gene encoding ubiquitin domain-containing protein 2, producing the protein MGGCVGSHHDSSGSLNENSDGTGVALGRNQPLKRERPKWKSDYPMTEGQLRSKRDEFWDTAPAFEGRKEIWDALRAAASAFESNDHLLAQAILDGASITLPHGALTECYDELGNRYQLPVYCLSPPVNMIEERSDEPDGSDPDSGAADASTGSASDPGSGGEFQLRLRLSTGRDLRLAVRSTDTVGMMKRRLQNQEGVPAPTQRWFFSGRPLTDRLRLDQLNISRDYVVQVILSQRPPPEPAMTPGHTPEASGPVAMEGVSALPQEPTLVEN